One window of Chryseobacterium indologenes genomic DNA carries:
- the ftsY gene encoding signal recognition particle-docking protein FtsY — protein MSWFKNIFKKEEKETLDKGLEKSSQGFFEKMTKAVVGKSKVDDEVLDDLEEVLIASDVGASTTIKIIGRIEERVARDKYVSVNELDKILRDEISGLLLENPHAGTGNIDTSKKPYVIMVVGVNGVGKTTTIGKLAHQFKSEGKKVVLGAADTFRAAAVDQLVIWSERVGVPIVKQEMGSDPASVAFDTVQSAVAQNADVVIIDTAGRLHNKINLMNELSKIKRVMQKVIPDAPHEILLVLDGSTGQNAFEQAKQFTAATEVNALAVTKLDGTAKGGVVIGISDQFQIPVKYIGVGEKMQDLQLFNGTEFVDSFFKKR, from the coding sequence ATGAGTTGGTTTAAAAATATTTTCAAAAAAGAAGAAAAAGAAACCTTAGACAAAGGATTGGAAAAATCCAGCCAGGGATTCTTTGAAAAAATGACAAAAGCCGTAGTCGGTAAAAGCAAAGTAGATGACGAAGTTCTTGATGATCTTGAAGAAGTACTTATTGCATCCGATGTAGGCGCCTCTACTACTATTAAAATCATAGGAAGAATTGAAGAACGTGTTGCCAGAGACAAATATGTAAGTGTAAACGAACTGGATAAAATTCTTCGTGATGAGATTTCAGGATTATTGCTTGAAAATCCTCACGCCGGTACAGGAAATATTGATACCTCCAAAAAACCTTATGTCATCATGGTGGTAGGAGTAAATGGAGTGGGAAAAACAACGACTATCGGAAAACTGGCTCACCAGTTCAAATCAGAGGGTAAAAAAGTAGTTCTCGGAGCTGCTGACACCTTCAGAGCCGCTGCAGTAGATCAACTGGTGATCTGGAGTGAAAGAGTGGGCGTTCCTATCGTAAAACAGGAAATGGGGTCTGATCCTGCTTCCGTGGCATTTGATACTGTACAAAGCGCTGTAGCACAAAATGCAGACGTTGTGATCATTGATACGGCAGGAAGACTTCACAACAAGATCAACCTGATGAACGAACTTTCCAAGATCAAAAGAGTTATGCAGAAAGTAATTCCTGATGCACCTCATGAGATCTTGCTGGTTCTTGACGGTTCTACCGGACAGAATGCCTTTGAACAGGCAAAACAGTTTACAGCAGCCACGGAAGTAAATGCATTGGCAGTTACAAAACTAGACGGAACAGCAAAAGGAGGTGTGGTAATTGGTATCTCTGACCAGTTCCAGATTCCTGTTAAATATATTGGTGTAGGCGAAAAAATGCAGGATCTACAGCTTTTTAATGGTACGGAATTTGTAGACTCATTCTTCAAGAAAAGATGA
- a CDS encoding GlsB/YeaQ/YmgE family stress response membrane protein, with translation MGILTWILFGLIAGAIAKMIMPGTQGGGWLITIILGILGAFIGGAIGVYILHWGDVTSFWNPRSWILSIGGALIILWIYGMATKKS, from the coding sequence ATGGGAATACTAACATGGATCTTATTCGGTCTTATTGCTGGTGCTATCGCTAAAATGATCATGCCCGGAACTCAGGGAGGAGGATGGCTAATCACTATTATCCTGGGGATTCTGGGAGCATTTATAGGAGGAGCTATAGGAGTTTACATTCTCCATTGGGGAGATGTCACTTCATTCTGGAATCCGAGAAGCTGGATTCTTTCAATTGGGGGAGCTTTAATCATCCTCTGGATTTACGGAATGGCTACCAAGAAAAGCTGA
- the sppA gene encoding signal peptide peptidase SppA translates to MRSFFKNVLANIVAIVILCALFFIFFIMMLVFSSMGSDKSVAVKKNSVLTINLKTNIIDSPTEEEMGLFGIGAQNKSVLLYDALEAINKAKTDDNIKGISIEADNLNAGLTQIDDLRNAIEDFKKSGKFVYAYGNGVSQSAYYLGSVADKYYLHPAGGIELKGLSTEVTFFKDFADKYGIGIEVIRHGKFKSAVEPFLRNDISPENKEQLSTLLNDLWKNTSNKMAASRKIDTAQFRTITDSLYGMIPEQSLKYKLADKLIQKSEYEDLLKTKLSVKEKEKLNKISLTSYINSYADEDKSGEKIAVLYASGSINNGDEYNDIHSEKYVKYIKKLQDDDKVKAVVFRINSPGGSANASDEILFELQQLKKKKPLVVSFGDYAASGGYYVAMAADKIYSEPNTLTGSIGVFGVMPYYKDIANKNGIRADIVSTNANSMYYSGLNGVTPYGVNMMTRSVEGTYKRFVHFVTQNRKKTFEQIDNVGGGRVWSGVRAKEIGLVDELGTLNDAVKFAAQKAGLKSYQVDAFPKRMTPFEQIFKDLNEEDVSARIIKNKIGKSNYEILQQITDKKLQSEVKMEMPYQIRINN, encoded by the coding sequence ATGAGAAGTTTCTTCAAAAATGTTTTGGCAAATATAGTAGCAATTGTCATACTTTGCGCTCTATTTTTCATCTTTTTCATTATGATGCTCGTGTTCAGTTCTATGGGAAGTGATAAGTCGGTGGCGGTGAAAAAGAACTCGGTTCTTACGATTAATTTAAAGACAAATATAATTGATAGTCCTACTGAAGAGGAGATGGGATTGTTTGGTATAGGTGCCCAAAATAAAAGTGTCCTTTTATATGATGCATTGGAAGCTATCAATAAAGCTAAGACCGATGATAATATTAAAGGGATCAGTATTGAGGCAGATAATCTGAATGCAGGTCTGACTCAGATTGATGATCTTAGAAATGCTATTGAAGATTTTAAGAAAAGCGGAAAATTTGTGTATGCTTATGGAAACGGAGTATCACAATCCGCTTATTATTTAGGATCTGTGGCGGATAAATATTATCTGCATCCGGCAGGAGGCATTGAATTGAAAGGTCTTTCCACTGAAGTTACTTTCTTTAAAGATTTTGCTGATAAATACGGCATTGGGATTGAAGTGATCCGTCACGGCAAATTCAAATCTGCTGTAGAACCTTTTTTAAGAAATGATATTTCACCTGAAAATAAAGAACAGCTAAGTACTCTTCTGAACGACCTTTGGAAAAATACATCCAATAAAATGGCTGCTTCAAGAAAAATTGATACGGCACAGTTCAGAACGATTACAGACAGTTTATACGGAATGATTCCTGAGCAGAGTTTGAAATATAAGCTTGCGGATAAACTTATTCAGAAATCAGAATATGAAGATCTTCTTAAGACAAAACTGAGTGTAAAAGAAAAAGAAAAGCTGAATAAGATTTCTTTGACCAGCTATATCAATTCTTACGCTGATGAAGACAAATCCGGTGAAAAGATTGCGGTGCTTTATGCTTCAGGATCTATCAACAACGGAGACGAATATAATGACATTCACTCTGAGAAATATGTGAAGTATATTAAAAAGCTTCAGGATGATGACAAAGTGAAGGCAGTAGTTTTCAGAATCAACTCTCCTGGGGGAAGTGCCAATGCTTCAGATGAGATTTTATTTGAATTGCAGCAGCTGAAAAAGAAAAAGCCATTGGTGGTTTCTTTCGGTGACTATGCCGCTTCAGGAGGATATTATGTTGCCATGGCAGCTGATAAAATTTATTCAGAGCCTAACACACTTACCGGTTCTATCGGAGTATTTGGGGTAATGCCTTATTATAAAGATATAGCGAACAAAAACGGAATCCGTGCGGATATTGTTTCTACGAATGCCAACTCTATGTATTATTCAGGACTAAACGGAGTGACTCCTTATGGGGTAAATATGATGACGAGAAGTGTGGAAGGTACTTATAAAAGATTTGTACATTTCGTAACGCAGAACAGAAAGAAAACTTTTGAGCAGATTGATAATGTAGGTGGCGGTAGAGTATGGAGCGGGGTTCGTGCCAAAGAGATCGGTTTAGTAGATGAACTTGGTACTTTGAATGATGCTGTGAAATTTGCTGCACAAAAAGCAGGATTGAAGTCTTACCAGGTAGACGCTTTCCCTAAGAGAATGACACCATTTGAGCAAATCTTCAAGGATCTGAATGAGGAGGACGTTTCTGCCAGAATTATTAAGAACAAGATCGGTAAATCCAACTATGAGATTCTACAGCAGATTACAGACAAAAAGCTGCAGTCTGAGGTGAAGATGGAAATGCCTTACCAGATCAGAATCAACAACTAA
- the folK gene encoding 2-amino-4-hydroxy-6-hydroxymethyldihydropteridine diphosphokinase translates to MSQHKVVLLLGSNLGEQKKNVELALKKLEDVGNHISQTSEYLMSEPVEFVSSNIFCNIAAIIFTSLSPIQLLDCIKNIEVEMGRINDSKVSGGYTDRIIDIDIIKYNELNFQSERLEIPHKKHLFERDFSRVLLKDFI, encoded by the coding sequence ATGTCGCAGCATAAGGTCGTTTTGTTACTAGGAAGTAACTTAGGAGAGCAAAAAAAAAATGTAGAGCTTGCATTAAAGAAGCTAGAAGATGTTGGAAATCACATTTCACAAACCAGCGAATATTTAATGTCTGAGCCCGTAGAGTTTGTCAGTTCCAATATTTTTTGTAATATTGCAGCAATAATATTCACTTCTCTTTCGCCAATTCAACTGCTTGATTGTATTAAGAATATAGAAGTTGAGATGGGAAGAATTAATGATTCAAAGGTATCCGGAGGTTATACTGACAGGATAATAGACATTGATATCATTAAGTATAATGAATTAAATTTTCAATCAGAAAGATTAGAAATCCCTCATAAAAAACATCTTTTTGAAAGGGATTTTTCCAGAGTATTATTAAAAGATTTTATTTAA